The Halopseudomonas sabulinigri genome window below encodes:
- the cyoA gene encoding ubiquinol oxidase subunit II: MKIEQFTGYLKHLVWLPLLILGGCKMALLDPKGQVGMDEKSLIITATLLMLIVVIPVIVMTLAFAWKYRAGNTKATYRPNWAHSNRIELVVWLVPCIIVAILGTITWTSTHELDPYRPLDSDVKPIEIQVVSLDWKWLFIYPEQGIATVNEIAFPTDTPVNFKITSQSAMNSFFIPQLGSQIYSMAGMQTKLHLIANHEGSFEGISANLSGEGFSDMKFQAIATSEQGFADWIAKVKANSDNLDQSNYPALAAPSTADPVRYFGSVSPTLYQHILMQYAHGGHHAMHHAEHADADMHGMPMNASIEESH; this comes from the coding sequence ATGAAAATAGAGCAGTTCACTGGATATCTGAAACACCTTGTCTGGCTCCCCCTGCTGATACTGGGCGGATGCAAGATGGCACTGCTTGACCCCAAGGGGCAGGTCGGTATGGACGAGAAGTCGCTGATCATCACAGCGACCCTGTTGATGCTGATTGTGGTCATTCCGGTGATCGTGATGACCCTGGCGTTCGCCTGGAAATACCGCGCCGGCAATACCAAGGCGACTTACCGGCCCAACTGGGCGCACTCCAACCGCATTGAGCTGGTGGTCTGGCTGGTGCCCTGCATCATCGTTGCCATTCTGGGCACCATTACCTGGACCAGCACCCACGAGCTGGACCCGTACCGGCCACTGGATTCTGACGTCAAGCCGATCGAAATCCAGGTGGTCTCGCTGGACTGGAAGTGGCTGTTCATCTACCCCGAGCAGGGCATAGCTACGGTCAACGAAATTGCCTTCCCGACGGATACGCCGGTGAATTTCAAGATCACCTCACAGTCGGCCATGAACTCCTTTTTCATCCCGCAGCTGGGTAGCCAGATTTACTCCATGGCCGGCATGCAGACCAAGCTGCACCTGATCGCCAACCACGAGGGCAGCTTTGAGGGTATCTCGGCCAACCTCAGCGGTGAAGGCTTCTCGGACATGAAGTTCCAGGCCATTGCGACCTCGGAGCAGGGTTTTGCCGACTGGATCGCCAAGGTCAAAGCCAACAGCGACAACCTAGACCAGAGCAACTACCCGGCGCTGGCTGCGCCCAGCACAGCGGATCCGGTGCGCTATTTCGGCAGCGTCAGCCCGACGCTGTATCAACACATTCTCATGCAGTACGCCCACGGCGGTCATCACGCGATGCACCACGCCGAGCACGCAGATGCCGACATGCACGGCATGCCCATGAACGCCAGTATCGAGGAGTCTCACTAA
- a CDS encoding group II truncated hemoglobin, giving the protein MSQTHTPMFGTADASYQAAGELTGIRQLVEDFYRIMDSWDGAANVRAMHKADLSASEDKLVCFLSGWLGGPRLYQERYGLISIPAFHAQWPIDAAARDAWLGCMQQAIDRQPYSAEFKRYLFAQLSIPANRVVQASQARQQAAQ; this is encoded by the coding sequence ATGAGCCAGACCCATACGCCGATGTTCGGCACAGCGGATGCGTCCTACCAGGCGGCCGGTGAACTGACGGGCATTCGTCAGTTGGTTGAGGATTTTTACCGCATCATGGACAGCTGGGATGGCGCGGCTAACGTCCGGGCCATGCACAAGGCCGATCTCAGTGCGTCGGAGGACAAACTGGTGTGTTTTCTGTCGGGTTGGTTGGGCGGGCCGCGGTTGTATCAGGAGCGCTACGGCTTGATCAGCATTCCCGCCTTCCACGCGCAGTGGCCGATTGACGCTGCGGCGCGCGATGCCTGGCTGGGCTGCATGCAGCAGGCGATTGATCGCCAGCCGTACAGTGCCGAGTTCAAGCGCTACCTGTTTGCGCAGCTGAGCATTCCCGCCAATCGCGTGGTGCAGGCAAGCCAGGCACGGCAGCAGGCCGCGCAGTAA
- a CDS encoding GNAT family N-acetyltransferase produces MSIDIQIVAVDLSKPDHRTAVVDLLDCYAMDPMGGGEPLSQQVRKDLPDALARRENYFGVFAVKDNKYIGLVNCFEGFSTFDCRPLLNIHDVIVASESRGEGASRLMLEAVAELARKRGCGKLTLEVLQGNTLAQAAYRALGFAPYGLDPKMGNAMFWEKPL; encoded by the coding sequence ATGAGTATCGATATACAGATAGTGGCAGTCGATCTCAGCAAGCCCGACCACCGCACGGCGGTGGTGGATTTGCTTGATTGTTACGCAATGGACCCCATGGGCGGCGGCGAGCCACTCAGCCAACAGGTGCGCAAAGACTTGCCAGATGCGCTTGCGCGACGGGAAAATTATTTTGGCGTTTTCGCAGTAAAAGACAATAAATACATTGGCTTGGTCAATTGTTTTGAAGGGTTTTCTACATTCGATTGCCGCCCGCTACTGAATATTCATGATGTGATCGTGGCCAGCGAGTCGCGTGGCGAGGGTGCCAGCCGCCTGATGCTGGAAGCGGTCGCCGAGCTGGCCCGCAAGCGCGGTTGCGGCAAGCTGACACTCGAGGTGCTGCAGGGCAACACCCTGGCGCAGGCTGCCTATCGCGCGCTGGGTTTCGCGCCCTACGGGCTTGATCCGAAGATGGGCAATGCCATGTTCTGGGAAAAACCACTCTGA
- a CDS encoding ammonia-forming cytochrome c nitrite reductase subunit c552, whose protein sequence is MENCVGCHAEQAERFTGSHHDLAMQESTESTVLGDFDDVVFEFGGVTTRFFRRDGDFMVNTADDQGQYHDYLARYTFGVFPLQQYLLALPGGRYQAFSVAWDARPKEEGGQRWFQLNPEFNGDEPDKAFHWTGRNFNWNLTCAECHSTNLQRNYDPASNSYDTQWDDIDVACESCHGPGSLHLKWAADPQDISPELLGKKGLTLNFDERREAIWQHNPQTGQPERSVAKTTETEIQACAACHSRRAQIFDDNTPAQQLVESFLLSNLDQGLYHADGQIQDEVFVHGSFVQSKMYAAGVTCSDCHDPHSLELRAPGNGVCLQCHAADQYQTPKHHFHATSAGSQCVDCHMPATTYMGVDPRRDHSLRIPRPDQTLSLGVPNACNSCHQDQSAQWAADHVQQWYGHVPQGHQQFAQTLHDARNGSQQSPDDLLALLTNQSQPVIARATAASLLQSWPQPEVIGDVVMALRDPDPQLRLGALNAVAQLSPITRWQMVSPLLSDPVRTVRIEAAGQLLDIPPDQVPADKRASLEQALDEYLAAQHANADNPSAQLNLAVYYQSRNQLALAEQAYERALLLDPYFEAAYVNLADLYRASLRDPDGERLLTEALERIPQAAALHFSLGLLQVRQKQLQQAMVPLARALELQPDNQRYRYVFAVALNSAGQREKAIAVINQGLALAPGNQQLTTLKAQLQSSPE, encoded by the coding sequence ATGGAAAACTGCGTCGGCTGTCACGCCGAGCAGGCCGAACGTTTCACCGGCTCGCACCATGATCTGGCCATGCAGGAGAGCACCGAGAGCACCGTCTTGGGTGATTTCGACGATGTGGTGTTTGAGTTCGGCGGCGTAACCACCAGGTTCTTTCGTCGCGATGGCGACTTCATGGTCAATACCGCTGATGATCAGGGCCAGTATCACGATTACCTCGCGCGCTACACCTTTGGCGTCTTCCCGCTGCAGCAATACCTGCTGGCGTTACCCGGCGGACGTTATCAGGCTTTCAGCGTCGCTTGGGACGCACGGCCGAAGGAGGAGGGCGGTCAGCGCTGGTTTCAGCTGAACCCTGAATTCAACGGTGATGAGCCGGACAAGGCGTTTCACTGGACCGGGCGCAACTTCAACTGGAACCTGACCTGTGCCGAGTGTCACTCCACCAACCTGCAGCGCAATTATGATCCGGCAAGCAACAGCTACGACACGCAATGGGACGATATCGATGTAGCCTGTGAGTCCTGCCACGGCCCCGGCTCCCTGCACCTGAAATGGGCCGCTGACCCGCAGGATATAAGTCCTGAGCTACTCGGCAAGAAAGGCCTCACGCTGAACTTTGACGAACGCCGTGAAGCCATCTGGCAACACAACCCACAGACTGGACAACCTGAGCGCAGTGTGGCGAAAACCACCGAAACCGAAATTCAGGCCTGCGCCGCCTGCCACTCGCGGCGCGCGCAGATCTTTGATGACAACACTCCCGCGCAACAACTGGTAGAAAGCTTCCTGCTGTCGAATCTCGACCAGGGGCTGTATCACGCCGATGGCCAAATTCAGGATGAGGTCTTTGTGCACGGCTCTTTTGTGCAGAGCAAGATGTATGCGGCGGGCGTTACCTGTAGCGATTGCCACGACCCGCATAGCCTGGAGCTGCGCGCGCCAGGTAACGGCGTGTGCCTGCAATGCCATGCGGCGGATCAATATCAGACGCCCAAGCACCACTTCCATGCAACCTCGGCTGGCTCGCAATGCGTGGATTGCCACATGCCGGCAACCACCTACATGGGCGTCGACCCACGGCGCGACCACAGCCTGCGCATACCGCGCCCTGATCAAACCCTGAGCCTGGGTGTACCCAACGCGTGCAACAGCTGCCACCAAGACCAGAGCGCACAGTGGGCCGCCGATCATGTGCAGCAATGGTACGGCCATGTACCGCAGGGCCATCAGCAGTTTGCGCAGACCCTGCACGATGCACGCAACGGTTCGCAGCAGTCGCCGGATGACCTGCTCGCCTTGCTGACCAATCAAAGCCAGCCGGTAATCGCCCGCGCCACCGCTGCCAGCCTGTTGCAGAGCTGGCCGCAGCCAGAGGTGATCGGTGATGTCGTCATGGCGCTGCGCGACCCCGATCCGCAACTGCGGCTTGGGGCGCTCAACGCCGTGGCACAACTGTCGCCCATCACCCGCTGGCAGATGGTCTCGCCCCTGCTGAGTGACCCGGTGCGCACCGTACGCATTGAAGCGGCAGGACAGCTGTTGGATATTCCGCCAGATCAGGTTCCGGCGGACAAACGCGCCAGCCTGGAGCAGGCGCTGGACGAATACCTCGCCGCGCAGCACGCCAATGCAGACAACCCATCTGCGCAGCTTAACCTCGCCGTTTACTATCAGAGCCGCAACCAGTTGGCGCTGGCGGAACAGGCGTATGAGCGGGCGCTGCTGCTCGATCCGTATTTTGAAGCGGCCTACGTTAACCTCGCGGATCTTTACCGCGCCTCATTGCGCGACCCGGACGGCGAACGGCTGCTGACCGAAGCCTTGGAGCGCATCCCGCAGGCCGCCGCGCTGCATTTCAGCCTGGGTCTGCTGCAGGTACGCCAGAAGCAGCTGCAGCAGGCAATGGTGCCGCTTGCAAGGGCGCTAGAGTTGCAGCCAGACAATCAACGTTATCGCTACGTCTTCGCCGTGGCGCTCAACTCCGCGGGCCAGCGTGAGAAAGCCATTGCGGTGATAAACCAAGGTCTTGCGCTGGCACCCGGCAACCAACAATTGACCACCCTCAAAGCACAGCTACAGAGCAGCCCGGAGTAG
- a CDS encoding D-hexose-6-phosphate mutarotase, whose protein sequence is MTLVLPDCIRHSRKQAGKAFIDIAHPAVSARIALEGAHLLQCTPSGQAPMLWVSPDDPQLPGKSLRGGIPLCWPWFGGDRPQSAHGIARRAPWQLSAAEQDAEGVYLRFELPADCIAEQLPGEPWQVHVEYRLGAAIEVQLTTRNLGEQPMKLSQALHTYLPVTAIQQARISGLDGAAYIDALDDWTHKTQAGDIEFTGELDRIYYGTSAAVQLHDAAHPVVVERQGSESVVVWNPWQAKSLRLSEFPANGYLGMLCIEAANAGPDARLLQPGESHTLGTRIRPANPAAARVITQDSVQ, encoded by the coding sequence ATGACGCTTGTACTGCCTGATTGTATACGCCACTCCCGCAAACAAGCCGGCAAGGCGTTTATCGACATCGCCCATCCTGCGGTGAGCGCGCGCATCGCACTCGAAGGCGCACACCTGCTGCAATGCACACCCAGCGGCCAGGCGCCGATGCTGTGGGTCAGCCCGGACGACCCGCAACTACCGGGCAAATCGCTGCGCGGCGGCATCCCGCTGTGCTGGCCCTGGTTTGGTGGCGATCGACCACAGAGCGCCCACGGGATAGCGCGCCGCGCGCCGTGGCAGCTCAGCGCGGCAGAACAGGACGCAGAGGGCGTCTATCTGCGCTTCGAGCTACCCGCTGACTGCATCGCCGAGCAACTGCCCGGCGAGCCTTGGCAGGTACATGTCGAATATCGTCTTGGCGCGGCAATCGAGGTGCAGCTGACTACCCGTAACCTTGGCGAGCAGCCGATGAAGCTGAGCCAGGCCCTGCATACCTATTTGCCCGTCACGGCGATTCAGCAGGCCCGCATCAGCGGTTTGGACGGTGCTGCCTATATCGACGCGCTGGATGACTGGACGCACAAAACGCAGGCTGGCGACATCGAGTTTACCGGCGAGTTGGACCGCATCTATTACGGCACTTCCGCCGCAGTGCAACTGCACGATGCCGCGCACCCGGTGGTGGTAGAACGCCAAGGCAGTGAATCGGTCGTGGTATGGAACCCGTGGCAGGCTAAAAGCCTGCGCTTGAGCGAGTTTCCGGCTAACGGTTATCTCGGCATGCTCTGCATCGAAGCGGCCAATGCGGGGCCAGATGCCCGACTGCTGCAACCCGGCGAAAGCCACACGCTGGGCACGCGGATTCGCCCCGCAAACCCGGCAGCTGCACGCGTTATCACGCAGGACTCCGTTCAGTAA
- a CDS encoding GGDEF domain-containing protein, translated as MPFNVTPGEESEAIGQEAVNTVLDSLDALVYVSDMQTHELIFLNAYGRQHWGVPNKRKCWEVLQQGQTGPCSFCTNNRLLNADGTAASVHIWEFRNTVTQRWYQCRDQAIRWPDGRMVRIEIATDISELKDAQAELKAAKRLAEELAHQDELTGLCNRRAFIAAGQRAIDQAQRLGHSLALIVFDADHFKSINDRHGHAAGDLVLQQLARVASDQVRAGDILARIGGEEFALLLPGADASAACQMAERLRQAIEQLSTEYLGVSIGVTCSFGVTVSDNGRTSLEQLMSQADRAAYQAKGLRRNCVELLSPPAC; from the coding sequence ATGCCATTCAACGTTACCCCAGGTGAAGAGTCCGAAGCGATTGGCCAGGAGGCCGTAAACACCGTGCTCGACAGCCTTGATGCACTGGTTTACGTCTCCGACATGCAGACGCACGAGCTGATCTTTCTCAACGCCTACGGGCGGCAACACTGGGGCGTACCGAACAAACGAAAATGTTGGGAGGTACTGCAGCAGGGGCAGACCGGGCCTTGCAGCTTTTGTACTAACAACCGCTTGCTCAACGCCGATGGCACAGCGGCCAGCGTACACATCTGGGAGTTTCGCAATACGGTGACCCAGCGCTGGTACCAATGTCGCGATCAGGCGATTCGATGGCCGGATGGCCGGATGGTACGTATCGAAATCGCTACCGACATCTCCGAACTGAAAGACGCCCAGGCCGAGCTGAAGGCCGCCAAGCGACTGGCCGAGGAGCTGGCCCATCAGGATGAACTGACCGGCCTGTGCAATCGCCGAGCGTTTATCGCCGCCGGCCAGCGCGCGATTGATCAAGCCCAGCGCCTGGGGCATTCGCTGGCGCTGATCGTGTTTGATGCCGACCACTTCAAAAGCATCAACGATCGCCATGGGCACGCCGCCGGTGACCTGGTGCTGCAGCAACTTGCCAGGGTAGCCAGCGACCAGGTTCGCGCTGGCGACATACTGGCGCGCATCGGCGGTGAGGAGTTTGCGCTGCTGCTGCCGGGCGCCGATGCCAGCGCCGCCTGCCAGATGGCCGAACGCTTGCGCCAGGCCATCGAACAGCTGAGTACTGAGTATCTGGGAGTCAGCATCGGGGTTACCTGCAGTTTTGGGGTAACCGTCTCAGATAACGGCCGTACCAGCCTGGAACAGCTTATGTCGCAGGCAGACAGGGCTGCCTATCAAGCAAAAGGTCTGCGGCGCAATTGCGTCGAACTACTTTCACCGCCTGCGTGTTAA